Within Paenibacillus sp. RUD330, the genomic segment AACGCCGACTGTGCCGCTGACCTCGAAGGCGACGAGCAGCAGCGGCTGCCCGGTCGGGCTGTCCGCGGCAGAGATGAACTCGATGCCTTCCGGAGCCGTATCCGAAGCAAGCGGATCGCTGGCACCAAAGTCGCGGGTATTGCTGTAGGTGACGAACCGCACCGCTTCCGGATCCGTCACGTCGTAGGTCATGACGCCGCCGACGCGCTCAAGGCCGATGAAGGCCAAAGTCCGGTCGCCGACATGCCCGATTTTGACGTCTTCGGGCTCCGGCCCTTTTTTCGGACTGCGGGAATCCATCTCCGGCTTGTCATTGGAGGCATTGAAGTTGTTCGGGAGGCGCTCGGCCGTGATCCGCTCGAAGCCGCTGCCGCTGTCATACACCTGCTTCATCGACGCAGCGTCCCAAACGGAGAAGGAGCGTCCTCCGTACATGTAAATGCCGTCCTTGGCCATGTCGCTCGATGCCTCGACCTTGTCGTAGACGGTCGTTCCTTTGAGGAACTTCGCCGCAGCCGACTCCGGATCCAGAGCCGCCTTCAGATCCTTGACGGTCGAGCCGTTCTTGCGGCCGGGGAAGTCGGTGGCGTCGCCTTCATTGCCGGTGATCAGATAGGTTTTGCCCCCGGCCTGGAAGGATGCGATGCCGTCCGGCATGTATTGCCCGAAGAACGGGACGTTCTCCAGCGAGATCTTGCCGTCCTTGAGCAGGTCGAGCGCGTTTTCCGGCTTGCTGAAGTCCTTGAAGCCCAGCCCCTTCACCGATATGAACTTGCCGGATGCGATGTCCAGCTCCGCAACGGCATTGTTCTCCTGCAGCGTCACATAAGCCGTGGCGGCATCCCCGGACAAGGCGATATATTCCGGCTCCAGATCCGTAAGCGCCCGCTCCTTCGTTCCCGGCCCCGCAATCAGCCCCTTGGCGTCCGCATCGCCGCGAATATGCACGAGATCGTCGATGATGGAGGGATCGTCGAACTTCGCTTGACGCACCGACTGCGATTGGCGGTCGACGATGGTGACGCTGCCTTCGGGATCGATGCCGGCCTCGCGCGGCTCGCCTTCGTTGGCCGTCAGCACGTAACGCCCGTCCGGCGTCGACTTCGCCATATCCGGCTGGGAGCCCGCCTCATAAGTACGGATCAGGCTGCCCTCGTAATCAAGCTCCAGAATACGGCCCGGATCCCCGGCACCCTTGGCCTGCACGGCGGCGAATACGCGGCCCGCGGCCGTATTGATATCCACGCTTGTCAGGTCGCCGTACAGGAAGCCGCTCTCCTGCTCGGCAAGCGCCCGGATGTCGATCTGCTTCTCCTTGACCAGCTGTCCCGCGGCCAGCTTGACGATGTCGAGGCTCGGCGGGTTGCCCGAGCCGTTGACGAGGTAGAACCTTCCGTTGTCGCGGTTGTATTTGACGATCTCGGCTACGCCGCCGTCCTTGTTCGTGACGCCCTCGCTGTAGGAGCCGATCTTCGTGATGCTGAACAGGTCCTGATAAACGGCAGCCGAAGCCGTCGGCTCAGCGGCAGCGTCGGCTGCCGGGGCGGCCAAGGCTTGTCCGACGATGGAGGTCGGCTCCACGCCGCCCTCCTGTGCTGTACCGATGCCGGCGGGCAGCAGCGCCATCGCCGCAGCCGACAAGCTGAGCGTGAGCCCCAGCGTGCGGCTCATTTTGCGTTTGTAGCGATTCATCTTCCGTTTCCCCCTCAGATGCGGACAAGCCGGTACTGGACTGCTGCCCGCTTTTCTTCCTGCTTGCCAGCATATCAAGGAGATGTAAAGGAGGAATCACGGCCATGTTAAGAATTCATGAACACCGACATCAGCGGCTTCGGTAGGCTTGCGGCGTCGTGCCCGCGAGCTTCTGGAACGAGCGGTAGAACTGGCTGGGGCTGGAGAAACCGAGCTCCCCGCTGATTTGGGACACGGAATCCGAAGAGCGGGTGAGCCGATCCTTCGCCTCTTCGATGCGCAGCCGCAGCAAGTATTGGTAAGGCGTCAGCCCCGTCTCGGCCCGGAACGTCCGGATGAAGTGGAACCGGCTCAAGCAGGCGATGGAGGCGAGCTCTTCAATCGTGATGCGTCCGGCGTAGCCTTCCTTCATGAAGTCGACGGCTTTCTGCATGCAGGGGCTGGCGGCGCTCGGAATCTCCGGGCCGGAAGAGGCTCCGGCAGCGCCCGCTGCGCAGGTGGAGCGGGATCCGGGAGCAGGCAGGAAAAGCCCGGCTGATCGCGCGCCCGGCCGTTCTTGCCGGGCTTCGGGTCCGGGGGCGGCCGAGAGGATCCCGTTCATGTACGCCATGACTTCCTGCTCGGTCCCGCGGACATCGCTCTCCCCGGCGAGCTGCGCCTTCATCAATTGGCCGGACCAGACGCGGAAGCGGCGCGACAGCGCTTCGGCATCGAAGCTCTTGGCCATATCCTCGTAAGGATGGCCGGAGGCAGCGGCTGCCGCCACGGCGTCCTCCCGGCATTTCAGGATGATGACCGACGCCCCCTTCTCCAGCCGGAAGTGATGCAGAGCCCGAGGCGGCTGCACCAATCCGCTGCCTGGCTGCAGCCTCCAGGCCTTTCCGTCCTGGATGAACTCGCAGCTGCCCTGGACCGGAAGCGTCAGCTGCACCCAGTCTTCATGGATATGGGGCGCATTGGCGAAGCCTTCGGCGCCTCTCCAGAGCTCGACCGATCCGGTCTGAAACATCATCTCCATCTGACCTTCGCCCCCTGTAGCGATTATTGCGGCCGGCAGTTCCGCATCATTCGCGGGTGACGTCCCTGGCCTTTTAGAGTTACGATAGGAGGATAAGCGGCGCTTGTCAATGGACGGCGGACGGGCGGCAGAGAAGCAACGGAAAGGAAGTCTGAACCACCATGATCATCGAATTGAACCATGTGTCGTGGCGAAGGGAGCAGCGCATGCTGCTTCAGGACATCAGCTGGCAAGTGAAGCCGGGAGAGCACTGGGCGCTGCTCGGCCTCAACGGGTCGGGCAAAACGACGCTGCTCAACATCATCTGCGGCTACATCTGGCCCTCGGAGGGTTCGGTCGAGGTGCTCGGAGAGCGGTACGGCGAAGTGGATCTGCGGGAGCTGCGCAAGTCCATCGGGTGGGTCAGCAACTCGCTGCAAGAGAAGCTGTACAAGACCGACCGCGCCCAGCTGGTCGTCATCAGCGGCAAGCATGCGACGATCGGGCTCTACGACAAGGTGCGGGAGGAGGACCTCGAGACGGCGCGGGAGCTGATGGCCGCGCTCGGCTGCGCCCATTTGTGGGATCGGGAATACGGGACCTGCTCGCAGGGCGAGAAGCAGAAGCTGCTCATCGCCCGCGCCCTGATGGCGCGCCCGCGCATCCTCATCCTGGACGAGCCTTGCAACGGCCTCGACCTGTTCTCGCGCGAGCGGCTGCTGGAGAGCATCGACGGCCTGGCGCGGCAGCACGACGCCCCCTCGCTGATCTACGTCACGCATCATACGGAGGAGATCCTGCCTGTTTTCGGCCACGCCCTGCTGCTTCGCAGAGGGGAGGTGTTCCGCAGCGGCAGCACGGGCGACGTGCTGACAGACGGAATCCTAAGCCGGTTTTTCGAGGCGCCCGTCGCCGTGGAGCGCCATGGCGACCGATATTTTGTCCGCGCGGAGTAGCAGCTAAGGAGGAGGCTTGTCGGAGGAGGCTGCGGCCGAATGCAATGATCTGCCTCCCGACCCTGATCTGCTTCTCCAATTGAAAAGCAAGAAGCCCGGCATGCCGGGCTTTTTGCCATGCAGCGGCGGAGTCTTCCTTGCCTCGCCCCGCTGCGGCTAGCTCCAAGCTTGCTGCCAGCATTCCCCCGCCCGTTCGGCAAATGATTGGACTACAACCTGAATAAGGAGCAGATAATATCATGATCTTCACAAAATAGACGCATCCGCCGGGACGGACGGCATCTGTCACATTCCGTCCTTTGCATCGCCAGCGGCGCAGCCTTTACACTGGAATCAATGCGCAAGCCTCTTTCCGCCTATGCGCCCATGCGATTTTTTTGAAGCCCATTCCCGAATTTACGATAAAGGAGCTGCCGCCATGCACCGCTCGAACCGAATATGGCCTGCTGGCCGCCTGTTTACGCTTATCGTCCTTTGCGCCATCCTGCCCTCCCTCCTGCTGGCGGGCTGCAACTTCTCCTCCCCCGTGTCCGGAGGGTGGAAAACCCGCAGCGCCACCGAAGGACTGGAAATCATGGCGAACAAGGACAATTGGAAGAAATTCACCTATCGGGTCACGCTCGAGAATGTCAGCGGGGAGCCGGTTGAAGTCGAATGGGTGGAGCCCGTGCTGAAGGGCAATCTGCTGCTGAACGATCCCGGACGCTCGCTGCGCAAGGAGATCATTCAGACGGTGGACAAAGGACAGCGCATCACGCTCGAGGACAGCTTCGAATTCAACGCCAAAAACGTCAACCTCGGCGAGTCGCAGAATGTGAAGGCGATGCTGGTGAAGGTAAAAGGCGCCGACGAGCCTGTCGAGGTCCAGGTATAAACGCAGGCATGCGCAATCCGCAACGGCTTGCATGCACGACGCACCAGGAAAAGCCTTCATTCCGCCCGCGGGCGGAATGAAGGCTTTTCCTGTTTTTGCGGCTAGCCCATGTCTAGCGCTTGCCCGGCTTGCGCCCTTGGCGGGATCCGCCGCTGCCACGCTCGCCGCCGGAGCTGCCGCGCGGCTTGGAGCCGCCGCCGCTGCCCTTGGCCCGGGCAGCTTGGCGCTGCTGGGGAAGGCCTGTTCCGGCGGCCGCCGGGACCGACGCTCCGCCGCCCGCCAGCGCGAGCCCGCCGGGAGCGGCCGGACCGCTCTCCGCCGCCTCCGGATGTCCGGGCTCCGCCAGATGGCGGAACAGCCGCTGCCCCAGCAGAGTCTGCAGGATGACGATGATGCCGCCGACGGCCCAGTAGAGCGGTAGCGCCGCTGGAGCCGTGAAGGAGAAGAAGCCCATCATGATCGGCGAGAGATATATGATCCAGCTCATCTGCCGCTGCATGTCCGTCTGCTCGACGCCTCTCTGGGATACTTTGGCTTGCACGAAGTAAACGGCGGCGGCCAGGAAAGGCAGGATGATGTCCGGCTTGCCCAGCTGGAACCACAGGAACGTGTGGCTGGCCAGATCGGGACTCATCCGGATGGCGTAATACAGCCCGGTCAGGATCGGCAGCTGGATCAGCATCGGCAGGCAGCCGATGGCCAGCGGATTGTAGCCGTGCTTTTTGTACAGCTCCATCATTTCCTGCTGCTGCTTCTGCATCGTCTCCGCCGACTTGTCCGTATGGCGCGCCTTGAGGTCTTCGAGCTCCGGCTGCATCCTCTTCATCTTGCCCTTCATGATCTGCTGGCTCCGGTACTGCCGCAGCATGAGCGGCATGAGCACGAGACGCACAAGCAGCGTGACGGCGATGAGGGCGAGGCCATAGTTGTCGCTGAAGAAAGAAGCGAGGTGCTCCAGCACCCAAGACAGCGGATAAACGACGTAATGGTTGAAAAATCCCGGTGTATCCGAGTCGATGGTTCCTTTGGCTCCGCATCCGGCGAGCAGCAGCAGGCTGCCCGCGGCGGCGGTCGCCTTGGCCGGACGGCTCCAGAATTTGCGCTTGCGCGGAGCTTCCTTCCGGCGGCCGTTCGTTAGTTCATCCGCAACCGCGGAGCGGCGGTCCTTGTTCGTGTCCATGAATAATATCCTCCCCATTCGTTGGCTGAGCGGCCTTGGAATAGGGAGAGGCAATCCGCCCCGTCATCATCGGGGGAATCCTTGCGCTTGGACAGGCGGACCAGCCGCAGCCGCAGCGGGCTTGGAATCGCGACGCTCTTCGGCGCGGCCGGAGGCGCGAAGCGCACTCCGGAGGGGCGCCAGCCGCCATCCTGGACTGCATCATGGAGCCAGGCAAAATAATAATAAGCCGCGGAGCAGACGATGCCGATGGACCAGATCCACGACAGCAATTCATGAAGCTCGAACAATAAACTCACCTCCCGGTTCAAGTACCTTGAGCGTACCATAATCGGGCTCTCCCGCGCTACTGAGGCCCGATTCCTTGGCTGGGAGAAGAAGGATTATGGAATCGTTTCCAGAATAGGTATTTTGTACGAGAACCTCGCATCTAGGATCGGAGATGAAAATACCCATGGAGCATGCACCCGGAGCGGTGCTGGCACAAGGCCGTACCGCGCAAATCCGTCTTTATGGGCAGAACCGCTTGCTGAAAATCTTCAAGGAAGGCATGCCGCGCGCCTATGCCGAGTTCGAGTTCAAGGCCGGACGCTTCGCGGTCAAAGCCGGCCTGCCCACCCCCAAGCCCGAGCAGCTGCTGGAATGGGAGGACCGCCCCGCCATTGTCTACGAGCGCCTGTCCGGCAGCACGATGCTGCGCCGGCTCGCTCAGAAGCCGTGGAATCTATTCCGCGATGCGGCCCATATGGCCCGTCTGCATGTAGCCGTGCACCGCACGGGCGCCGGACCGGACTCGGGGCTGCCCTGCCTCAAGGAAGCGCTGCGGGAGAAGATCGAAGCGGCGCCTATTTTGTCACCCGAAGAGAAGGCAGGCGTTCTCGCCGGCCTCGACAAGCTGCCTGTCGGCCGCCAGCTGCTCCACGGCGACCTTCATCCCGACAACATCATGATCGACGGCCGCAAAGGCTGGATCATCGACTGGATGACCGCCAGCTACGGCCACCCTGCGGCGGATGCCGCCCGCACCGTGCTCATGCTGCGCACGGGCTCGCTCCCGGAGGAGTCCTCCCGCGCCTTCGAGCTCATCCTGACCTCCGTCCGCAGGCTGCTGCTCTCCCGCTATCTGCGCACCTATCTGCGGCTCAGCGGCTTGGAACGCGGAGAACTCGAAGCCTGGATGCCGGCGCTTGCCGCCGCGAGGCTCACGGAATGGCTTCCGCCCGACGAGAAGCTGTCCCTTGCGGGCATCGTCCGCGACAGCCTGCGGCCGGCATGATTCCATGACGCCGATGGCGATTTCGACCCTTGCGGCGCAGCCAGCGGGCCGGTCCCAAGCGCGCTGAGCGCCGGTGGCGATTTCGTCGCTCGAGGCGCAGTCCAATGTCCGGTCCCAAGCTGCTGCCCGGCACAGCCCGCAAGACATTTTTGCGGTCATAGGACATCCGGTTTCACGGATTGGGATTAGGTTGAATGATTGTGGGAGAAACTGAATCTATCTGAGTTCACTGTAAGAGATGGAGGATCCGCCTATGTCTACCTGGACGCTGCGGTATGCGGATGGGCAGGATGAGCAGCAGCCGGAGCTCGTGTTCCAGCGCCAATCCGAGCTGAATGACTATATCCAGTCGCTGACGGTCAGCGACGTGCTTCGAATCCGCGTCTACGATGCGGATATGCGCAATATGTGCGGAAAGACGTATGTGTATCATTATTTGCTCTGAATAGGCATCCATACGTTGCGATTGTCCGGTCCTGCCAGATGGCAGGGCTTTTTTCGCCTAAGCTTCCGGCATGCCCCTCCACCTGCCGCCGGAGAAAGGAAATAGATGCGATCCGCATGGGTACGAAAAGGATTCCGATGAATGGCAGCCGGAGCGCCAAAAAGAAAAGAGGCTGCCCCCTAGTCATGTTCATGACTTGCGGGGCAGCCTCTTCAACGGACTAGAGCCAGCGGAATTCCGCTTGTACGTCCATCGGCATTCATCCAATCGGCATTCAGCCGGTTTCTTCTCCGTACCACAGCTGGCGGAAGCTGTCGCTTGATTTCAGCAGCTCCTCGGCCGTGCCTTCCGCCTCGACCTTGCCGCCGTTCATCACTATGATGTGGTCGGCATGGGACAAGGCCGCCTTGCGATGGGAGACGACGAGGCAGGCCGCATCCCCTTTCTCGACGAACAGGCGCTCCCAGAGCCGGCGTTCCGTCTCCACGTCGAGCGCGCTCGACAAGTCGTCGAAC encodes:
- the yidC gene encoding membrane protein insertase YidC — protein: MDTNKDRRSAVADELTNGRRKEAPRKRKFWSRPAKATAAAGSLLLLAGCGAKGTIDSDTPGFFNHYVVYPLSWVLEHLASFFSDNYGLALIAVTLLVRLVLMPLMLRQYRSQQIMKGKMKRMQPELEDLKARHTDKSAETMQKQQQEMMELYKKHGYNPLAIGCLPMLIQLPILTGLYYAIRMSPDLASHTFLWFQLGKPDIILPFLAAAVYFVQAKVSQRGVEQTDMQRQMSWIIYLSPIMMGFFSFTAPAALPLYWAVGGIIVILQTLLGQRLFRHLAEPGHPEAAESGPAAPGGLALAGGGASVPAAAGTGLPQQRQAARAKGSGGGSKPRGSSGGERGSGGSRQGRKPGKR
- a CDS encoding helix-turn-helix domain-containing protein; translated protein: MEMMFQTGSVELWRGAEGFANAPHIHEDWVQLTLPVQGSCEFIQDGKAWRLQPGSGLVQPPRALHHFRLEKGASVIILKCREDAVAAAAASGHPYEDMAKSFDAEALSRRFRVWSGQLMKAQLAGESDVRGTEQEVMAYMNGILSAAPGPEARQERPGARSAGLFLPAPGSRSTCAAGAAGASSGPEIPSAASPCMQKAVDFMKEGYAGRITIEELASIACLSRFHFIRTFRAETGLTPYQYLLRLRIEEAKDRLTRSSDSVSQISGELGFSSPSQFYRSFQKLAGTTPQAYRSR
- a CDS encoding phosphotransferase, which encodes MEHAPGAVLAQGRTAQIRLYGQNRLLKIFKEGMPRAYAEFEFKAGRFAVKAGLPTPKPEQLLEWEDRPAIVYERLSGSTMLRRLAQKPWNLFRDAAHMARLHVAVHRTGAGPDSGLPCLKEALREKIEAAPILSPEEKAGVLAGLDKLPVGRQLLHGDLHPDNIMIDGRKGWIIDWMTASYGHPAADAARTVLMLRTGSLPEESSRAFELILTSVRRLLLSRYLRTYLRLSGLERGELEAWMPALAAARLTEWLPPDEKLSLAGIVRDSLRPA
- a CDS encoding ABC transporter ATP-binding protein, whose product is MIIELNHVSWRREQRMLLQDISWQVKPGEHWALLGLNGSGKTTLLNIICGYIWPSEGSVEVLGERYGEVDLRELRKSIGWVSNSLQEKLYKTDRAQLVVISGKHATIGLYDKVREEDLETARELMAALGCAHLWDREYGTCSQGEKQKLLIARALMARPRILILDEPCNGLDLFSRERLLESIDGLARQHDAPSLIYVTHHTEEILPVFGHALLLRRGEVFRSGSTGDVLTDGILSRFFEAPVAVERHGDRYFVRAE
- a CDS encoding choice-of-anchor I family protein; this translates as MNRYKRKMSRTLGLTLSLSAAAMALLPAGIGTAQEGGVEPTSIVGQALAAPAADAAAEPTASAAVYQDLFSITKIGSYSEGVTNKDGGVAEIVKYNRDNGRFYLVNGSGNPPSLDIVKLAAGQLVKEKQIDIRALAEQESGFLYGDLTSVDINTAAGRVFAAVQAKGAGDPGRILELDYEGSLIRTYEAGSQPDMAKSTPDGRYVLTANEGEPREAGIDPEGSVTIVDRQSQSVRQAKFDDPSIIDDLVHIRGDADAKGLIAGPGTKERALTDLEPEYIALSGDAATAYVTLQENNAVAELDIASGKFISVKGLGFKDFSKPENALDLLKDGKISLENVPFFGQYMPDGIASFQAGGKTYLITGNEGDATDFPGRKNGSTVKDLKAALDPESAAAKFLKGTTVYDKVEASSDMAKDGIYMYGGRSFSVWDAASMKQVYDSGSGFERITAERLPNNFNASNDKPEMDSRSPKKGPEPEDVKIGHVGDRTLAFIGLERVGGVMTYDVTDPEAVRFVTYSNTRDFGASDPLASDTAPEGIEFISAADSPTGQPLLLVAFEVSGTVGVLQLNTTQVKLDRSEIALTAGGEAGSLAATVTAGTYGSNDGSVTWTSSAPGIASVDASGKVTGHKAGTAVIRAVSTDGYGAAEAAAKVSDPAPTPSASPTPIPSASPAPTPSGTPTPSSAPTPSSAPAPSGTPTPTATPAPSATPLPSSSPSSSAVPTATPAPTPSPSAPLFGDIGGHWAADSIREASAQGLLTGYADSSFRPNAPVTRMELTAMLLRAMGVKEPGETAASRFSDGASIPAWGRAYAAEAAERGLVSGYEDGSFRPDQRVTRAELAVLLSRAAGLEAARNAPSGFSDAALIPAWARTAAASVQAAGLLQGREGGRFAPTAQTTRAEAAVVLLRLLQLPPQGR